One segment of Massilia sp. Se16.2.3 DNA contains the following:
- the argA gene encoding amino-acid N-acetyltransferase, translated as MENPTQFVQWLRSVAPYIHAFGGKTFVVAFPGELVAAGALPVLAQDLSLLVALGIRVVLVHGSRPQVAEQLALRSVEGRFHNGVRITDTAAMECAKEAAGELRLDIEAAFSQGLPNTPMSNAQISIVSGNFVVARPLGVIDGVDFELTGMTRKIAADKIAPILQTEDNLVLLSPLGFSPTGEVFNLTMEDVAASAAIALHADKLIFITETPMMSDAAGTEIRELSSHQAEAVLQANFLPPDAAFYLRHAIKACNSGVDRAHIVPFEMDGSALLELFTHDGVGTMISHENLESLRQATIEDVGGIIKLIEPLEADGTLVYRGRELIEREIDQFSVIEHDGVIFGCAALYPFPEAKMGEMACLTVNPDVQAQGDGERILKHIENRARASGLTKLFVLTTRTAHWFKKRGFQPASVDDLPKDRQHMYNWQRKSQIFIKTL; from the coding sequence ATGGAAAACCCTACCCAATTCGTCCAGTGGCTGCGTTCTGTCGCGCCGTATATTCATGCCTTTGGCGGCAAGACGTTTGTTGTTGCATTTCCCGGCGAACTGGTCGCTGCCGGCGCCCTGCCGGTGCTGGCGCAAGACCTGTCCCTGCTGGTCGCACTCGGCATTCGCGTCGTGCTGGTACACGGTTCGCGTCCGCAGGTGGCCGAACAGCTGGCGCTGCGCAGCGTCGAGGGCCGCTTCCACAACGGCGTACGCATCACCGACACCGCCGCAATGGAATGCGCGAAGGAAGCTGCGGGCGAACTGCGTCTCGATATCGAGGCCGCTTTCAGCCAGGGCCTGCCGAACACGCCGATGTCGAACGCCCAGATCAGCATCGTCTCCGGCAACTTCGTCGTCGCCCGTCCGCTGGGCGTGATCGACGGCGTCGACTTCGAACTGACCGGCATGACCCGCAAGATCGCCGCCGACAAGATCGCCCCGATCCTGCAGACCGAGGACAACCTGGTGCTGCTCTCGCCGCTGGGCTTCTCGCCGACCGGCGAAGTGTTCAACCTGACGATGGAAGATGTTGCGGCCTCGGCGGCGATCGCCCTGCATGCCGACAAGCTGATCTTCATCACCGAAACGCCGATGATGTCGGATGCCGCCGGCACCGAGATCCGCGAACTGTCCTCGCACCAGGCCGAGGCCGTGCTGCAGGCGAACTTCCTGCCGCCGGACGCGGCCTTCTACCTGCGCCATGCGATCAAGGCCTGCAACAGCGGCGTCGACCGCGCCCACATCGTTCCTTTCGAGATGGATGGCTCGGCCCTGCTCGAGCTGTTCACCCACGATGGCGTGGGCACCATGATCAGCCACGAAAACCTGGAAAGCCTGCGCCAGGCCACAATTGAGGACGTCGGCGGAATTATCAAGCTGATCGAACCACTGGAAGCGGACGGCACGCTGGTGTATCGCGGCCGCGAACTGATCGAGCGCGAAATCGACCAGTTCTCCGTCATCGAGCACGACGGCGTGATTTTCGGCTGCGCGGCGCTGTATCCGTTCCCCGAAGCGAAGATGGGCGAGATGGCCTGCCTGACGGTCAACCCGGACGTGCAGGCCCAGGGCGATGGCGAGCGCATCCTGAAGCACATCGAGAACCGCGCGCGCGCTTCGGGCCTGACCAAACTGTTCGTGCTGACGACCCGCACCGCGCACTGGTTCAAGAAGCGCGGCTTCCAGCCGGCCAGCGTGGACGACCTGCCGAAGGACCGCCAGCACATGTATAACTGGCAGCGCAAGTCACAGATTTTCATCAAGACTTTATAA
- a CDS encoding oxidative damage protection protein produces the protein MARMVNCIKLQKEAEGLDFPPVPGEMGKKLYLSVSKEAWQAWLKHQTMLINENRLNLADDRARKYLATQMEKHFFGEGADQAVGYVPPTA, from the coding sequence ATGGCCCGTATGGTCAACTGCATCAAGTTACAAAAGGAAGCCGAAGGCCTGGACTTCCCGCCCGTCCCCGGCGAAATGGGCAAGAAGCTGTATCTGTCGGTGTCGAAGGAAGCCTGGCAGGCCTGGCTGAAACACCAGACCATGCTGATCAACGAGAATCGCCTGAACCTGGCCGACGACCGCGCGCGCAAGTACCTGGCGACGCAGATGGAAAAGCATTTCTTCGGCGAAGGCGCGGATCAGGCTGTGGGTTACGTGCCGCCGACGGCGTAA
- a CDS encoding DUF488 family protein, with protein MNTDLVCTIGHSNRPIEEFIALLKENGVACLLDIRTVPKSRHNPQFGQDQLPVSLAAAGIEYRQVPGLGGLRRARKDSPNSGWRNTSFRGYADYMQTAEFVENVEMVIALAATTRCALMCAESVPWRCHRSLVADALLVRGIPVEHIINPGKRRPAKLTPFASVEGTRILYPPEESGEAPEATKAEGCCE; from the coding sequence GTGAACACGGACCTCGTCTGCACGATCGGCCACTCGAACCGGCCGATCGAAGAATTCATTGCCTTGCTCAAGGAGAACGGCGTCGCCTGCCTGCTCGACATCCGCACGGTGCCCAAGTCGCGCCACAACCCGCAGTTCGGCCAGGACCAGCTGCCCGTCTCGCTGGCGGCGGCCGGCATCGAATACCGCCAGGTGCCGGGCCTTGGCGGCCTGCGCCGTGCGCGCAAGGATTCGCCCAACAGCGGCTGGCGCAATACCTCGTTTCGCGGCTACGCCGACTACATGCAGACGGCGGAATTCGTGGAAAACGTCGAGATGGTGATCGCGCTGGCCGCCACCACGCGCTGCGCGCTGATGTGCGCCGAGTCGGTTCCCTGGCGCTGCCACCGCTCGCTGGTGGCGGATGCGCTGCTGGTGCGCGGCATTCCGGTCGAGCACATCATCAACCCGGGCAAGCGGCGGCCGGCGAAGTTGACGCCGTTTGCAAGCGTGGAGGGGACGCGGATCCTGTATCCACCGGAGGAATCAGGAGAGGCTCCGGAAGCGACGAAAGCTGAAGGCTGCTGTGAGTAG
- a CDS encoding DUF817 domain-containing protein, with protein MIAAIDNLLLDNRPRQLAGLRRGLLEFWYFGIKNARSCLFVFLFMAAVLLMPRAGILGIPRYDVLLLVAVAIQFWMVFSKLETWDELKAVCLFHVVGFALEAFKVSGNIQSWSYPDFAYTKLLGVPLFSGFMYASVGSYIVQAWRLFDLRIRHHPPYWMAATIAMLIYANFFTHHYIGDYRWYLAACALGLYSRTVVIYRPLDRDRQMPLMLGFVLIGFFIWLAENIGTFWGVWRYPNQLGAWSLVHLSKWSSWSLLVIMTFTIVASLKHIKSKIHIAEQ; from the coding sequence ATGATTGCCGCGATCGACAACCTGCTGCTCGACAACCGTCCGCGCCAGCTGGCCGGGCTGCGCCGCGGCCTGCTCGAGTTCTGGTATTTCGGCATCAAGAACGCGCGTTCCTGCCTGTTCGTCTTCCTGTTCATGGCAGCCGTCCTCCTGATGCCGCGCGCCGGCATCCTCGGCATCCCCCGCTACGACGTGCTCCTGCTCGTGGCTGTGGCAATCCAGTTCTGGATGGTGTTCTCGAAGCTGGAAACCTGGGACGAACTGAAGGCCGTGTGCCTGTTCCACGTGGTCGGCTTCGCGCTGGAGGCCTTCAAGGTCTCGGGCAACATCCAGTCGTGGAGTTATCCGGATTTTGCCTACACGAAATTGCTGGGCGTGCCGCTGTTTTCCGGCTTCATGTATGCGTCGGTCGGCAGCTATATCGTCCAGGCCTGGCGCCTGTTCGACCTGCGCATCCGCCATCATCCGCCCTACTGGATGGCAGCGACCATCGCCATGCTCATCTACGCGAATTTCTTCACCCATCACTATATCGGCGATTACCGCTGGTACCTGGCCGCCTGCGCACTGGGCCTGTATTCGCGCACCGTCGTGATCTACCGCCCGCTCGACCGCGACCGGCAAATGCCGCTGATGCTGGGCTTCGTGCTGATCGGGTTCTTCATCTGGCTGGCCGAAAACATCGGCACCTTCTGGGGCGTGTGGCGGTATCCGAACCAGCTGGGCGCGTGGTCGCTGGTACACCTGAGCAAATGGAGTTCGTGGTCGCTGCTGGTGATCATGACCTTCACGATCGTCGCGAGCCTGAAGCACATCAAGAGCAAGATTCACATCGCCGAGCAATAG
- the arfB gene encoding alternative ribosome rescue aminoacyl-tRNA hydrolase ArfB, protein MTVPINPAEVEFIAIRAQGPGGQNVNKVSCAVHARFDVHASSLPPHIKERLLELRDARVTREGVVVLKAQSSRSLEQNKEDALGRLQALVDQAAVVPVVRRPTKPTRGSQRRRLDEKTRSGQIKALRGRVTD, encoded by the coding sequence GTGACGGTCCCTATTAACCCGGCTGAAGTCGAATTCATTGCCATTCGCGCGCAGGGACCGGGCGGGCAGAACGTCAACAAGGTGTCCTGCGCCGTGCACGCGCGCTTCGACGTGCATGCCTCGTCGCTGCCGCCGCATATCAAGGAGCGCTTGCTGGAGTTACGCGATGCCCGCGTCACCCGCGAGGGCGTCGTGGTGCTCAAGGCGCAGAGTTCGCGCAGCCTGGAACAGAACAAGGAAGACGCGCTGGGCCGCTTGCAGGCGCTGGTCGACCAGGCGGCCGTGGTGCCGGTCGTACGCCGTCCGACGAAACCGACGCGCGGCTCGCAGCGGCGCCGGCTGGACGAAAAAACGCGCAGCGGCCAGATCAAGGCGCTGCGCGGCAGGGTGACCGACTAG
- the rpiA gene encoding ribose-5-phosphate isomerase RpiA — MTQDELKQAVARAAIDYVVDGEIIGVGTGSTANFFIDELAKIKDRIKGTVASSEATAARLRGHGIPVFDLNDVESIAVYIDGADEITAAGAMIKGGGAALTREKIVASVSKRFVCIADGSKLVNTLGKFPLPVEVIPMARAAVMRKLAQLGGQPRLRTKAGGNDPFITDNGGEIIDVAGMEIADPVGVETQINGIVGVIAVGLFAQQGANVCLLGTADGVKTLTF, encoded by the coding sequence ATGACTCAGGACGAACTCAAGCAAGCCGTGGCGCGCGCGGCCATCGATTACGTGGTCGACGGCGAAATCATCGGCGTCGGCACCGGCTCGACGGCGAACTTCTTCATCGACGAACTGGCGAAGATCAAGGACCGCATCAAGGGCACCGTCGCTTCGTCCGAAGCCACCGCGGCGCGCCTGCGCGGCCACGGCATTCCCGTGTTCGACCTGAACGATGTCGAGTCGATCGCCGTCTATATCGATGGCGCCGACGAGATCACCGCAGCGGGCGCGATGATCAAGGGCGGCGGCGCGGCGCTCACGCGCGAGAAGATCGTCGCCTCGGTGTCGAAGCGGTTTGTCTGCATTGCCGACGGCTCGAAGCTGGTGAACACGCTGGGCAAGTTCCCGCTGCCGGTCGAAGTCATCCCGATGGCACGCGCGGCCGTCATGCGCAAGCTCGCGCAACTCGGCGGCCAGCCGCGCCTGCGCACGAAGGCGGGCGGCAATGATCCCTTCATTACCGACAACGGCGGCGAGATCATCGACGTGGCCGGCATGGAGATTGCCGACCCGGTGGGTGTGGAAACGCAGATCAACGGCATCGTCGGCGTGATCGCCGTCGGCCTTTTCGCCCAGCAGGGCGCCAACGTCTGCCTGCTCGGTACCGCCGACGGCGTCAAGACCCTGACCTTCTGA
- a CDS encoding Rhs element Vgr protein produces the protein MKNVLRARSPHVHRWRPLSAGEIAMASLLFRDAVDYGRVRIHGRRYMPFQPKNCCMTPNGSMYFHQSCFLDDYSQANITGQHWFMHEMVHVWQHQLGYPVRLRGAIRIKLPYHYDLHEDASLADYNMEAQGDLLADYFVLKFLKRPDAMRQRRYGGALALYERVLAGFLADPGSRDHLHRGLAGRIARLG, from the coding sequence ATGAAGAATGTCCTCCGTGCCCGCAGTCCGCATGTGCATCGCTGGCGCCCCCTCAGCGCAGGCGAAATCGCCATGGCCTCGCTGCTGTTCCGCGATGCCGTCGATTACGGCCGCGTGCGCATCCACGGCCGGCGCTACATGCCTTTCCAGCCGAAGAACTGCTGCATGACTCCGAACGGCAGCATGTACTTCCATCAGTCCTGCTTCCTCGACGACTACTCTCAAGCGAACATCACCGGCCAGCACTGGTTCATGCACGAAATGGTGCATGTCTGGCAGCACCAGCTGGGCTACCCGGTGCGCCTGCGCGGCGCCATCCGCATCAAGCTGCCGTACCACTACGACCTGCACGAGGATGCGAGCCTGGCGGACTACAACATGGAAGCGCAGGGCGACCTGCTGGCCGATTACTTCGTGCTGAAATTCTTGAAGCGACCCGATGCGATGCGCCAGCGCCGTTACGGCGGCGCGCTGGCGCTGTACGAACGGGTGCTGGCTGGCTTCCTGGCCGATCCGGGCAGCCGCGACCATCTCCACCGCGGCCTGGCCGGGCGCATTGCCCGTCTGGGGTAG
- a CDS encoding SRPBCC family protein yields the protein MLLLGCALLASSSPSAAAQPGAPAFDLKVEHVDGSEGAKVYQIASSGTVVASRAAVWRVLTDYDHLAEFLPNLKSARVVSRSGDKVVVEQLGTARFLFFSQTIRLRVQVQESSPDRIDISLIDGDMKVFRASWELKPVPGAGGTRVVYNATIAPKFDVPGIVGTGVVRKDIGRMMGAVLQRAERQE from the coding sequence ATGCTGTTGCTCGGGTGCGCCTTGCTCGCCTCGAGCTCTCCCTCCGCGGCAGCGCAGCCTGGCGCGCCCGCGTTCGACCTGAAGGTGGAGCACGTCGACGGCAGCGAGGGCGCCAAGGTCTACCAGATCGCCTCGAGCGGCACGGTGGTGGCCAGCCGGGCCGCGGTCTGGCGCGTCCTCACCGACTACGACCATCTGGCCGAATTCCTGCCCAACCTGAAAAGCGCGCGTGTCGTCTCGCGTAGCGGCGACAAGGTCGTCGTCGAACAGCTGGGCACTGCCCGTTTTCTCTTTTTCAGCCAGACCATCCGCCTGCGCGTGCAGGTACAGGAATCGTCGCCCGACCGCATCGATATCAGCCTGATTGACGGCGACATGAAGGTCTTCCGCGCCAGCTGGGAGCTCAAACCGGTGCCCGGCGCGGGCGGCACTCGCGTCGTTTACAACGCGACCATCGCGCCGAAGTTCGATGTGCCGGGGATCGTGGGCACGGGCGTGGTCAGGAAGGATATCGGCAGGATGATGGGGGCCGTGTTGCAGCGGGCGGAGCGGCAGGAGTAA
- the edd gene encoding phosphogluconate dehydratase, with protein sequence MALHPVVEQVTKRIIQRSRPSRAAYLAHLEAARVQGVQRGSLSCTNLAHGFAAFPQNDKLKLREQKKPSVAIVSSYNDMLSAHQPFEYFPKVIKDAVRDVGAVAQFAGGVPAMCDGVTQGQPGMELSLFSRDTIAMATAVAMSHNMFDAALYLGICDKIVPGLLIGALHFGHIPGIFVPGGPMTSGLSNKEKAAIRQRYAKGEATREELLEGESASYHGAGTCTFYGTANSNQMLMEMMGLHMPGAAFITPGTPLRDALTRAASEQAVAISQQGGNYMPIGHIVDEKSIVNAIVALHATGGSTNHTLHLVAIARAAGIVIDWNDFDELSKVVPSLTRIYPNGEADVNYFQAAGGPGFVIRELLDAGLAHEDVNTILGHGLRAHCKEPFLNDAGNVVWRDVPAQSGDESVLRKASNPFASNGGMVLVQGNLGRAVMKISAVKPDYHVIEAPAITFDSQEDFMLRYKAGELNRDFVAVIRFQGPRANGMPELHALTPALSNLQDAGFKVAMVTDGRMSGASGKVPAAIHVSPEILAGGPLGLVRDGDMIRVDAVEGTLDALVPAQEWAGRSMATADISKSHIGMGRELFAMFRNHSSPAEEGAATFPLPSPIPTTVPLHEGMHAEEGQPGSDEDFLFKAQK encoded by the coding sequence ATGGCGCTCCATCCCGTAGTTGAACAGGTAACGAAGCGGATCATCCAGCGCAGCCGGCCCTCGCGCGCTGCCTATCTTGCGCACCTCGAGGCGGCGCGGGTCCAGGGCGTGCAGCGCGGGTCGCTGTCGTGCACCAACCTCGCCCACGGTTTCGCTGCTTTCCCCCAGAACGACAAGCTGAAACTGCGCGAGCAAAAAAAACCGTCGGTCGCGATCGTTTCGTCCTACAACGACATGCTCTCGGCCCACCAGCCCTTCGAATATTTCCCGAAAGTGATCAAGGACGCCGTGCGCGACGTCGGCGCCGTGGCCCAGTTCGCGGGCGGCGTGCCGGCCATGTGCGACGGCGTGACGCAAGGCCAGCCGGGCATGGAACTGTCGCTGTTCTCGCGCGACACCATTGCCATGGCTACCGCCGTGGCGATGTCGCACAACATGTTCGATGCAGCGCTCTACCTCGGCATCTGCGACAAGATCGTCCCGGGCCTATTGATCGGCGCGCTGCACTTCGGCCATATACCGGGCATTTTCGTTCCGGGCGGCCCGATGACCTCGGGTCTGTCGAACAAGGAAAAGGCGGCCATCCGCCAGCGCTATGCCAAGGGTGAAGCCACCCGCGAGGAATTGCTCGAAGGCGAGTCGGCCTCCTACCACGGCGCCGGCACCTGCACCTTCTACGGCACCGCCAATAGCAACCAGATGCTGATGGAGATGATGGGCCTGCACATGCCGGGCGCCGCCTTCATCACGCCGGGCACGCCGCTGCGCGACGCACTGACACGCGCGGCCAGCGAGCAGGCGGTGGCGATCTCCCAGCAGGGCGGTAACTACATGCCGATCGGCCACATCGTCGACGAGAAAAGCATCGTCAATGCCATCGTCGCCCTGCACGCGACCGGCGGCTCGACCAACCACACGCTGCACCTGGTGGCGATCGCCCGCGCGGCCGGCATCGTGATCGACTGGAACGACTTCGACGAGCTGTCGAAGGTCGTCCCTTCGCTCACCCGCATCTACCCGAACGGCGAAGCCGATGTGAACTATTTCCAGGCCGCCGGCGGTCCGGGCTTCGTCATCCGAGAGCTGCTCGATGCGGGCCTGGCGCACGAAGACGTCAACACCATCCTGGGACACGGCCTGCGCGCCCACTGCAAGGAACCGTTCCTGAATGATGCCGGCAATGTCGTCTGGCGCGACGTGCCGGCCCAATCCGGCGATGAGTCGGTGCTGCGCAAGGCCTCGAACCCCTTCGCCAGCAACGGCGGCATGGTGCTGGTGCAGGGCAACCTGGGCCGCGCGGTGATGAAGATCTCGGCCGTCAAGCCGGACTACCACGTGATCGAGGCACCGGCCATCACCTTCGATTCGCAGGAAGATTTCATGCTGCGCTACAAGGCGGGCGAACTGAACCGCGACTTCGTGGCCGTGATCCGCTTCCAGGGCCCGCGTGCCAACGGCATGCCGGAACTGCATGCATTGACGCCCGCGCTGTCGAACCTGCAGGATGCCGGCTTCAAGGTGGCGATGGTCACCGACGGCCGCATGTCGGGCGCGTCCGGCAAGGTGCCGGCGGCGATCCACGTCTCGCCGGAAATCCTGGCCGGCGGCCCGCTCGGCCTGGTGCGCGATGGCGACATGATCCGCGTCGACGCGGTCGAGGGCACGCTCGACGCCCTGGTTCCGGCCCAGGAATGGGCAGGGCGCAGCATGGCCACCGCCGACATCTCGAAGAGCCACATCGGCATGGGCCGCGAGCTGTTCGCCATGTTCCGCAACCACTCCAGCCCGGCGGAGGAGGGCGCCGCGACCTTCCCGCTGCCATCGCCGATTCCCACTACCGTGCCGCTGCATGAAGGCATGCATGCCGAAGAAGGCCAGCCCGGTTCCGACGAAGACTTTCTTTTCAAGGCACAGAAATAA